The Chrysemys picta bellii isolate R12L10 chromosome 16, ASM1138683v2, whole genome shotgun sequence DNA window TAGATCCTGGGTTACCTGGTGGCTGAAGGTAGTCCATTGTCTCAAGCGGTGCCAGAGCCTGACACAATGCTCCAGGGCAGACTTTGCTCTGCACATGCCAGACATGCACATTGCAAATACTTTAAACCTCCTGTCAGTAAGTTCTGGGGACAGTTGCTCACCTTCAGAGGAAGCTCCCTAAAATTTGCCTGTCTCACCCAGTGGTACATTGACCTCTGTTCAGACTGAGCCAAAGCGGGGGCCTCACTGCTGTAGCCACCACCCTGCGGTGAGGGCAGCCACTGCTGAGGATGAAGCCATGTTGTAAGCACCATCCACCTAGCCATCCACTGAAAATCCTGTAGGATGTAAGGTGGGAGTAGAAGAACATTAAAGGGGGTGGTCTTCCTATTCTTCTCCCCCTTCCATCATCATCAGCCATCCCATACCCGGTGCTGCACCAAATGGGATCAAAAACATATGGCCATATCCGAAGATTCATTTGTGTTCTTTGTGATTGCCCTGCCATTCCTCTCCAGCTCAGCCAcccactgaaaactgaaaaataaaaaagtagaGTTGTAAAAGACTTCAAATCTCATcaggtccaaccccccttctAATATAGCAGAAAAGTCACACTTCCCCTGACTAGGTAGAGACATCCTATTGCCCCACAAGAAGTGGAAGGCCATCATGTTCAGTCTCAGCAACACTCGTGGAGCAGGGGAATATACATGGATGAGGAAATTCCCCGCATCCAAAATATAGGTCTTGAGCATTACAACCTTGTAGGTAATGACAAGGTCCACTTATGCCTCTGGCCAAGCAATTCCTCACATGCCAGCATCTGTTTCTCCCAGTTCgtgttccacacctcatccccaACCGAATGCTAGAAGGCCCAGCTCATCAACCTGCCCACTCTTCCAGTCTTAAAAGTCTGATGCTCTACCAACTGAACAAACAAGGCTCACATGCACACAAAAAGCAAATTTTGTGCTCTGAGGGGACAATTTTTTCTTGCAGGGAGGACCCAGTGGGAACATGCATCTCTGGCCAGCCCTGCATTTGCTCAGAAAATCAGCACACAGCACTTTGCTGCTGACCCAGAGGCCTTTCTTCCTCCAGACTGCAAGGGTAGCACATTCAGTCCCCTACAGTAAAGGGCCCTTCTGAGGAAAGGTCAAGTCTTCAAGTCAAGCAGAATCCTTCTGAATTTCTTAGgggagagtctctctctgcctgaccagggacttgaaccctggacTCTCAGATGCAAAGTCTGATGCTCTACCAACTGAGCTAACCAGACTCACATGTAAAAGAGGCAAATTTCGTGCAGAACAGAAACTAGTCAAGCAAAAGAGGGCTGGCAACAATACAGAAAACCTGCTACTCTCGCTCTCTTAGCAGTCCTAGCCTCAGCTTGCTCCTCCATCCGGCACCCTGAGGCCTTATTATTTTTTTAGTTAAATATCAAATCCAGGAGAAAACACAGTTATACAAAGCAAAGTGAAATCACAAACAGAAATGTCATtcgaaataaaacaaataaaaaaggaaaatgcaaTTCCCATCACTTTATTGTATCTGGGCCATTCCTGTATTGAGAGCACCCGCTAAGGTCCCTGTGTGCTTATGAGAAACCTGGAGGAACTCATACCATAGCCTGACTATGAAACACAACTGCCCCCAGCTGCCGCAGTAAAACCCTTTCCctgctgtgacgttgcactccatatgattttatgaaaatatgctaatgagtgtgaatataatgtaactggaatatgcttcatgcaaatggtctcttgtaaggtatctttACAAAGCTTATAAGCTTCTActgtgtgtgttcatcctatttgtatgaaccTATcattctaaggatagaacaagaagtaatggtcttaaactgcagcaagggaggtttaggttggacaataggaaaaagttcctaactgtcagggtggttacacactggaataaattgcctagggaggttgtggaatctccatctctggagatatttaagagtaggttagataaatgtctataagGGATTCTCTAGacagtatttagtcctgccatgagggcaggggactggacttgatgacctctcaaggtcccttccaatcctagagtctatgaatctatgaattcttgtatctgaaactagaaatatgaaatataactctgaggtcctgttgtaattatgcaaagtgtgggccattaatagtggtttggaatcttgatggctcccattaaccaggacaattgactataGATGGCTCTGTCCTGCCCCATCTGTGAGTCAgaccaggaagaatgaaggcttggggtctcacaggacatgcgaccatgtcacctggtacaggaatccatcttaaacctggggcttttccccaggagagagacaaaagattcctgccttgtacCAAAGCTGTATAACGGGGTGGAACAGAAGAAAGGTGGCtgtagtcatgagaaatcccctagatACCACCTGAGCAGGAACAAGGACTATACCAGGTAAAAAGTTTGGTCTAGTCCagaaaagaagcttattggaagatgtctgagggtgagattttatctgtattgagTTTcatactgtattaggcttagacttaaatgtttttgttttattttgctctaTGGAGAATACAAACTCCATAGAGAAGGAAAAATTAATGCcttagaaaagtgtgtgtgtgtgtgtgtgtgtgttagatggGTGGGAGGGTGTCTAGAAACCACTCTCCTATAGTTTCTTTTCTCTGATTTCCTTTAGAAAATCTGAAGCAGGGAGCAAAAACCATTGCCTTCTCTGAGACTTCAACTCAGGATCTTCAGACGATGACAATGATGTGCTGCCAACTGTGCTAAGGTGTCTTCGGAAAGTGCTAGGCTCAGTGCATATAGGACCCTCCTTCAGCTCtaactggggcagggaaggagccagGGCTGTGCTGGAAGAAGCATGGAAATCTGGTGCCAGGAGACCTGTCCTGGCAGCTTTTTCAATGGCAAATAAATCAATTCATTGTGCCAGTGAACAATGTACTGGAACTAATGGCATCACAGGGTAGATGTTTCCAAGCTATGCACCCACTTCCATGTTTTTAGAACTTACTCTCCTTTTCCATATGAAATAGGCACAGCAAGTTGGGGAAACTACAGAGATAACAGAAACCAGTGTTCCAGGTAAGAGTTGAACCCATAACACCACCACTAGTCCACTTTGCATTACCAGTTGCACCACTGCAGGTGCTTCTTAGAcaaagtggggaagcaggcaGTTATAagtctctgggtatgtctacactatgaaattaggtcaaacttacagaagccggttttatagaaaacGGTTTTATccagtcgattgtgtgtccccacataaaatgctctaagtgcattaagtcggcagaccgtgtccacagtaccgaggctagcgtcgacttctggagtgttgcactctgggtagctataccacagttcccacagtctctgctgcccattggaattctgggttgagatcccaatgcctgatgatgcaaaaacagtgttgcggggggttctgggtacatgtcgtcaggcccctccctctccgtcagagcaacgacagacaatcgattcgcacctttttacctgggttacctgggttacctctgcagacaacataccacagcaagcatggagcccgctcagctcagctcagctcagcatcaccatatgtcatctgggtgctagcagacgtggtactgcattgctacacagcagtatCTTCTTgtcttttggcagtggatggtgtattacaactAGTATCCATCAttgtcatattcctcagtgagctcAATCAGAGGCACCTTGGCAGatatgttttgtctcctggcctaTTGAACTCTCCTGacaatgatggctagcagtcatagtacagcattttctgccaagcacccagaagatgccaatggctatcagtcatgctgcactgtctgctgccagcttaagatgtaaaaaatagatagaccagatttgttctgtattcatttgcttccccctttctccatgaaatcaatggcctgctaaacccagggttttgagttcaatctttggggtggggggcgcatTCTGTTTGACAttagtttgtgtttctccctgatgcacagccacctttgttgattttaattccctgtaagccatgtcggcacctgcccctccctcccttcatcagacaatagtttcatgcctttttcagctcagacaccatagcactgggatcatggagcctccTCAGATCACCGCgtcaattatgagcactatgaacaccacacacaTTGTCCTGGAGCATATGAAGAGCCAGAATATGCCAAACCaagaccaggcgaggaggcaattgcagcaTACCACGGCAAGTATGGAGCCGTGATGAGGAAGgaaagtgatgaggaaattgacatgaacATAGACCTcgcacaaagtacaggccccagcaatgtgaaaatcatggtgttactcggggaggttcatggcatggaatgccgattctgggcccgggaaacaagcacagactggtgggactgcatcgttttgcaggtgtgggatgattcccagtggctgcgaaactttcgcctgcataagggcactttcatggaactctgtgacttgctttcccctgccctgaagcaccagaataccaggatgagagcagccctcacagttgagaagcgagtggcgatagccctgtggaagcttgcaacgccagacagatACCGGTctgttgggaatcaatttggagtgggcaaatctactctgggggctgctgtgatccaagtagccaacgcaatcaaagagctgctgatatcaagggtagtgagtctgggaaacgtgcaggtcatagtggatggctttgctgcaaagggattcccaaactgtggtggggcgacagacggaacccatatccctatcttgtcaccggagcaccaagccactgagtacataaaccgcaagggatacttttcaaaactgctgcaagccctggtggagcacaagggacgtttcactaacatgaATGTGGGCTGGCCaagaaaggtacatgatgctcgcatcttcaggaactttGGTCTGTttaaaaagctggaggaagggacttacttcacAGATccgaaaataaccattggggatgttgaaatgcctatcgttatccttggggacccagcctaccccttaatgccatggctcatgaagccgtacacaggcagcctggacaggattcaggacctgttcaactataggttgagcaagtgccgaatggtggtggaatgtgcatttggacatttaaaagcgcgctagcagagtttactgactcagatagacctcagcgaagccaatattccaattgttattgctgcttgctgtgcgctctacaatatctgtgagagtaagggggagatatttatggtggggtgggaggttgaggcaaatcgcttggccactgattacgcgcagccagagaccagggcagttagaagagtacagcagggcgcggtgcacatcatagaagctttgaaaaccagtttcatgactggtcagGCTACACTGTGTAagctctgtttgtttctccttgatgaaaccgccccaccccccagttcactctacttcccagtaagctagccaccctcccctctccccttcgatcaccacttgcagaggcaataaagtcattgttacttcacattcatgcattgtttattaattcatcacacaaataggggatAACttccaaggtagcccgggaggggtggggggatgatgGAAGCACTGGGTTAagtgggtgaggagggaaggacaaggcgacactgcactttaaaactttgaaacttattgaaggccatccttctgttgcttgggcaatcctctggggtggaatggctgggtggccggaggcccccgcaccgcgatcttgggtgtctgggtgaggaggctatggaacttggggaggagggctgttggttacacagggactgtagcggcggtctgtgctcctgttgcctttcctgcagctcaaccatatgctggagcatatcaacTCTTgtcttctgtcagcaagctgacgccacttatcctcttcagcccgccactcactctcttcagcctgccattcagcccaccacctctcctcacgttcatattgtgctttcctgcactctgacattgtctgcctccacagATTCCGCTGTACTCTGTCAGTGTGGAAGGACAGcaggagctccgagaacatatcatcccgagtccaccattttctccttctaatcgtcactagcctctgcgaaggagaaacatttgcagctggtggaggagaagggagaggtggttaaaaaagacacattttagagaacaaggGTACActttttcacattaaattttgctattcacattacacagcacatgttacaaggttgcatttttccacTTATATTGtaggcctgccggtttggtgtgagagatcgtTCACACAGTGCTAGGCAatagaattcggcttgcaggcagccatggtaaaccacagtcttttggctttcttaaccttcataacatgtgggaatggtttcagacagcagcaccctcatttcccataccaatcACCCTTTGGGTTGGccattaaaatgggtttgcaatgtaaaaggaagggctgcggtttccgggttaacatgcagcacaaacccaactaactctcctcccccccaacacccaattctctgggatgatcatttcacccctcccccacaccgcgtggctaacagcaggcaatatttctgttcagccaagaaggaatgggcacctctgaatgtccccttaataaaatcatcccatttcaaccaggtgaccatgaatgatatcactctcctgaggataacaaagagagataaggaatggatgttgtctgcatgccagcaaacaccgggaccatacactgctatgctttgttatgcaatgattccagactacgtgctactggcctggcgtggtaaagtgttctaccatggcggacgggataaggcagccctccccagaaaccttttgcaaaggctttgggagtacataaaggagagctttctggagatgtccctggaggatttccgctccatctccatacacattaacagacttttccaatagctgtactggctgcgattgccagggcaaatttaTCATTAATCATTTAACACGCTTCCTTTTAAATCATGTGCaatatttacaaagatacactcaCTAGagttcccttgtgtgccctcagtgTCTGAGAGCaagccttgggtgagttcgggggttactgattccagatccagggtgataaacatatcctggc harbors:
- the LOC101938094 gene encoding uncharacterized protein LOC101938094 isoform X1; amino-acid sequence: MRKESDEEIDMNIDLAQSTGPSNVKIMVLLGEVHGMECRFWARETSTDWWDCIVLQVWDDSQWLRNFRLHKGTFMELCDLLSPALKHQNTRMRAALTVEKRVAIALWKLATPDRYRSVGNQFGVGKSTLGAAVIQVANAIKELLISRVVSLGNVQVIVDGFAAKGFPNCGGATDGTHIPILSPEHQATEYINRKGYFSKLLQALVEHKGRFTNMNVGWPRKVHDARIFRNFGLFKKLEEGTYFTDPKITIGDVEMPIVILGDPAYPLMPWLMKPYTGSLDRIQDLFNYRLSKCRMVVECAFGHLKAR